From Mytilus edulis chromosome 8, xbMytEdul2.2, whole genome shotgun sequence, one genomic window encodes:
- the LOC139485889 gene encoding uncharacterized protein has protein sequence MASNMFLQYEKDVSGETSLQHGHNIQSTQIPRSQEDLRDRVSSLKQAFIEFLRPSDVIFDIQGLNDDFIDTVIEIEAYDRKTAVKVLMKKILKDAGLVTQFVFVLETQGYERFVGPIHQTSSDKGTAFSQEYFEFIIKRLKGELIDVLDILIICGNLYQNGCIKLRDKEDIEAVHSKSGRTAANQRLFQLIRRRKSNWALLFVKAMKESQEYVKCKMDPSSNNEDLERTGIVVSQAQTYDSELSHDFTRWTYVSGKKKLRYSQRKRHQPIEKRKRFTFEMKWSITNLFAYHCLMMANQIVACVKNAFLIYDLDGNFIREMSITTFDWIYGMTALSDELVAVTYNDCCLIDIININTGNVTKRIKTNDSCSKISYENGLMYAVFKHSTIKVMNMFGNVIRSFPSPSFYINYIKIDKDRLFLTDYHDNILYCYDLQGQLKWKFSCKRIKELHGVTTDKHGHVYIAGALSNNIIVLENTGKYFKELVNPSDEVIKPIIIFYDKSNNCLLVCNAKGSVSLFDIIHPQSCEIVKPTSSLLCSMGIVYC, from the exons ATGGCATCAAATATGTTCCTACAGTATGAAAAGGATGTTTCTGGGGAAACCAGCTTACAACATGGACATAATATACAG tcAACACAGATTCCAAGATCGCAAGAGGACTTACGAGATAGAGTTTCATCCTTGAAGCAAGCTTTTATAGAATTTCTTAGACCATCGGATGTAATTTTTGATATTCAAGGACTTAACG ATGATTTTATCGACACGGTAATTGAAATTGAAGCATATGACCGGAAAACAGCAGTCAAggtattaatgaaaaaaatactcAAAGATGCAGGTTTGGTTACACAATTTGTGTTTGTACTAGAAACACAAG GGTATGAAAGATTTGTTGGTCCTATCCACCAGACTTCGTCGGACAAGGGGACCGCATTTAGTCAAgaatattttgaatttatcattAAACGCTTGAAAGGAGAATTGATTGATGTATTAGACATTTTGATAATATGTGGCAATCTATATCAAAATGGTTGTATTAAACTTCGTGACAAAGAAGATATAGAGGCTGTGCATTCAAAAAGTGGTAGAACAGCTGCGAACCAAAGGCTATTTCAGCTCATTAGACGAAGGAAATCAAATTGGGCGTTGTTATTTGTAAAAGCAATGAAAGAATCTCAAGAGTATGTTAAGTGTAAAATGGATCCGTCTTCAAATAAtg AAGATTTAGAAAGAACTGGAATAGTTGTAAGTCAAGCTCAAACGTACGATTCAGAACTCTCTCATGATTTTACAAGATGGACATATGTTTCAG GTAAAAAGAAATTGCGTTATTCTCAGAGAAAACGACATCAACCGATTGAAAAAAGAAAGAGGTTTACATTTGAGATGAAGTGGTCAATCACTAATCTGTTCGCATATCATTGTTTAATGATGGCAAACCAAATAGTAGCTTGCGTTAAAAACGCATTTTTAATTTACGATCTAGATGGAAATTTCATACGTGAGATGAGTATAACTACCTTCGATTGGATTTATGGAATGACTGCATTAAGTGATGAACTTGTTGCTGTTACTTACAATGACTGTTGTCTTATAGATATAATCAACATAAATACCGGGAACGTAACTAAACGCATAAAGACAAATGATAGTTGTTCTAAAATATCATATGAAAATGGACTAATGTATGCAGTTTTTAAACATAGCACGATTAAAGTAATGAACATGTTTGGAAACGTTATTCGATCATTTCCTTCTCCATCATTTTATATCAATtacataaaaattgacaaagacAGATTGTTTCTAACCGATTACCACGATAATATATTATACTGTTATGATTTACAGGGACAACTCAAGTGGAAGTTTTCGTGTAAAAGAATAAAAGAGTTGCATGGTGTAACAACCGATAAACACGGACATGTGTATATTGCTGGGGCATTATCAAATAATATAATTGTGTTAGAAAATACCGGTAAATATTTTAAAGAACTTGTAAATCCGTCAGAcgaagttattaaaccaattaTAATTTTCTACGACAAATCGAATAATTGTCTTTTAGTTTGTAATGCCAAAGGTAGTGTTTCCCTCTTTGACATCATTCATCCGCAGTCATGTGAAATAGTAAAACCAACGTCAAGTTTGCTCTGCAGTATGGGTATAGTTTATTGTTGA